TGGATGGTGCCGGGCATATAAGATCGCCTCGCCGAATGCGGGCATAGAGGTCTTCACCGTTTTTTTCCCCCCGTTTTAGGGAGGAACATCCCCGATCAGGGGATCAGCCTATGAAAGAGATTTTCGGTCTTGCCCTCGTGGTAATCCTGTCCCTCGTCGGATACAGGTGGATCTACACCAACACGAGGAGGGCAAAATACATCTCGCCGATCATATTTTCGGAATTCCTCTACATCCTTCTGGGCCTCCTTGTCGGCCCGACCTTTCTGAACTTCCTCGATGCCGGGATACTGAAGGCCCTAACACCTCTGGTTTTCCTCGGACTTGGCTGGATAGGGATCCTCTTCGGGATACAGCTTAAATTCAAGGATATCGTCAAGTTCCCGAAAAGCTTCTTGGGGATAACGGTACTCCAGTCGATCGTTTCGGCCGTTCTTGTCTTTCTCGCCCTAATGCTCTATCTGACCTTAAGTGGCCGGACAGAATTTTATCCCAAGGGGCTAATAACCGCCTCTCTCTTTGTGTTTGCCTCCATGGCGGCGTGCACCTCCCAGGCCTCTCTCGCCACCGTAAGCAGGGAGGTGAAGGGAAGCAAAAATAGAAACGTCATAAACCTTATGAGATACATCTCGTCGCTGGATGACATGGTCGCAATACCGCTGGTCGGAATCGCCTTCGCATACGAGGGCTTTCACACGATCGGAGGGGAAATCTATTTCAGATGGTGGGATATGCTCCTCTCGACCGTTCTCTTGGGCCTCCTCTCCGGCTTCATCTTAAATCTCATTATTCGCATGACCGGAGACAGGAGGGAGCTCCTTCTCGTTATCATCGGGATGATTATACTCTCGGTCGGGGGCGCCGGTTATCTCAACGTCTCCCCGCTCCTTATGACCGCAATCTCGGGAATGGTTCTTGCGAATCTAAACCCGAAGCGGGACGAGATCATGGAGATACTCCTTCTCGGTGAAAAGCCGATCTTTCTCATCTTTCTGATAATCGTGGGCGCCCTCCTCGAGTTTTCAGGACTTGTGCTGATAGTGGTCCCCATATACATAGGGATGCGGCTTTTTGGAAAGGTCTTCGGGGGATTCGGGTCATCACTTGTATTTAAAACCTATTTCAAGATACCGAGAAATATCGGCCTCGGGTTGATCCCCCAGGGATCGATGGCCGTGGCGATCGCACTGTGCTTCTACCAAGCCGTTCCCGATCCCCTGGGGGGGCTGATCGTCTTTTCGGCGGCGGCGTCGGTCCTCTTCAACGAGGCCCTGGCCCCCGGGGCGATCTGGTTTGTCCTTGAAGACGCCCAAAAAGACAACCGGATAACGGCGGGCACAAAATGAGATACCTTTTCCCGTTGATGGCAATAACAGTCGTTTTCTACGGGCTGGTCTCGCTCCCCTTCGACGGGGCCATGGAGAGGGGTGGAGTTGCGATAAGCATCGGCTTTCTTATGCTCTCCTCATACTTCATGGGGGGTATAGCCGAAAAGGCCAAGCTTCCCAGGATAACCGGTTATCTCGCCTGTGGAATTCTTTTCGGGCCCCATCTCCTGGGGCTGGTGGATTCGGAAACGGTCGTCGAGATGAGGTTCATAGACGGCCTGGCTCTTACCTTTATCGCCCTTGCCGCCGGGGGCGAGTTGAAGATCCCGGGACTGAAAGAGAGGATTAAGGTAATCGCCTTAAACATCCTTTTTCAGGTTACGGCGATCTTCTTCGGCTGCGTTGTCATACTCTTTTTTCTCGGCCCGATATACGGCGTCATCCCCCCAAACAACATCTCGATAGCGGTAACGGCAGGTCTCGTAACGGCATCCGTCATGGCGTCCCTCTCCCCGTCGACAATGATGGCCGTGATAAGCGAGACGAGGGCGGCCGGGCCCTTCACGGAGAGCATCATGGGGATCACCGTTGCGATGGATGTGGTTGTGTTGATCCTCTTTACGCTGTCGGTCACCTTCGGGGGGCTTTTCGTCAATCCGGGGGGCGATTTGAACTCCAATATAGTTTTCATCCTCGTATTCGAGATAGTCGGAAATATCGGGGTCGGGGCCCTCTTGGGAATTGGCCTCATCAACTATATCAAGTACGTCAACAGGGATCTCTCTGTGATTCTCCTCCTCTTTGCCCTTCTTATTACGAGCCTCGCCCAATTCTTCTCGGAATACCTCACGGGGATATGGGGGTTCAACATCGTCATCGAGCCACTGCTGATCGCAATCACGGCGGGATTTGTGGTGGAAAATCTGTCGCCCAAGGGCGACGAGCTTTTAAAGACGATCGATGAAAGCTCGCTTCCCATATACGTGATCTTTTTTGCCGTGGCCGGGGCATCCCTGGATCTCAAGATCGTATCCAATGTTTGGGCCTTGACGCTTATCATAATGGGCTATCGTCTCTTCGCCCTCTTCACCGGGAGTCTTGCCGCCGGACGAATCCTGAAAGAGCCGAAAATCGAGAGCCGATGGATGGGAATATCGTACACGGCCCAGGCGGGAGTCTCCATAGGACTTGCGGTCAAGCTGGGAGCTATTTTTCCCGACTGGGGCGTTCCCGTGGCCTCTTTGATCCTCTCCGTTGTGACCTTAAACCAGATAGTCGGACCCGTATTTCTAAAGCTGGCCCTTGAAAGGGTTGGAGAGACAAAAAAGAGGGGAAAAAATCCTTTACATTATCGAAAGAATCGAGGCAAGATCGAAGTTACAGGCTGACCAAGGGATTTAAGACTCTTTCGGAAAAGCGGATGATGAGGGGACGGTTCCGATCCCGGCATAAAGCGAAAAGGATTGGAGACGATTGTTCGCCGGAAATTGAGCAAATGTCTTCCGTGGCTTCCAATTTTGGGGGTCGAGTTTATCCCCGGGGATGTGCAATCAGAATCCCCGGGGATTTCTATCTTTAAGAAAAGTTTTTTCCCTGATAAATCAACTTTAGCCTAAAATGGCCCCGAATAAACGCAGGAACGGATTCGCAAATATCAAAACAAGGGCAACGATAAGCGCGTATATCGCCAGAGACTCAATCATGGCGAGTCCGATCATCATTGTGGTAAGTATCCTACCGAATGCGTCCGGATTACGGGATACACCGTCAACGGCGCCCCTAACGGCGTTACCCATGCCAATTCCTGTCCCGAAGGAGCCTAAACCCATGGCAGCAGCCGCGGCAAAAACCACGGCTACGAAGAACGGAACGTACTCTGCGGCAAGGAGTTTTACCTCAACGGCCTCTTCGGCGTGATCCTGCGCGAACGCGAGCGCGGCGGTTGCTACCATCAATACAAAAAACAGGGTTACAATTAACTTCTTAGACATAAGATATCTCCTTTTCTTTCTACATCTTCTATAAAACAAGTCTATCTTTAATGAGCCTCCTCCATCGCCCCGCTTATGTAAAGCATCGTCAACAGGACGAACACAAAGGTCTGAAGGGCACTCGTTAACAACATAAGAAACATTATCGGAAGGGGCATAATATAAGGCATCAGAAAAAGCAGAATCAAAAGCACCAGGTCTTCGCCCTGGATGTTCCCGAAAAGCCTCACTGAAAGGGAAAGAGGCCTCGAGAGATGGCTTATCACCTCGATAGGCAGCATCAATGGAATAAGCCACCAGACCGGCCCGATAAACTGCTTTATATATTTGAAGCCGTGCATCTTGGCCCCAACGAAGTGTGTAATGAAAAAGACCACCACCGCCATGGCCGCGTTTGTGTTCAGGTTTGCCGTGGGAGAGTTAAATCCGGGGATAACGCCCACGAGGTTCGCCGTGAATATGAACAGGGCCTCGGCCACCAGAAGGGGCATAAAGGCCATTCCCTTCTCGCCCATAGTCTCCCTGACGAGGTTCCCGAGTGCCAGGATGATAAGTTCTATGACGTTTTGCACCGGATTCGGCACTATGGACGCCCTTTTCATGTAGAAATAGGCCAGAAAAGAGAGAAAAATCATTATCAGCCAGGTATAGGTTACGTGCGGATATTCTTCCAGCCCTAAAAATTTGTCTAAATATCCGAGAAACAGTATTGGATGTTCCATGAACTTGAGCTCCTAATTAGTCTTGGACAGCAGTAATGCAACTATAAAGCTGTTTATCGCAACAACGGACGCCCCCACGAAGATGGCCAGT
The nucleotide sequence above comes from Candidatus Zymogenus saltonus. Encoded proteins:
- a CDS encoding cation:proton antiporter translates to MKEIFGLALVVILSLVGYRWIYTNTRRAKYISPIIFSEFLYILLGLLVGPTFLNFLDAGILKALTPLVFLGLGWIGILFGIQLKFKDIVKFPKSFLGITVLQSIVSAVLVFLALMLYLTLSGRTEFYPKGLITASLFVFASMAACTSQASLATVSREVKGSKNRNVINLMRYISSLDDMVAIPLVGIAFAYEGFHTIGGEIYFRWWDMLLSTVLLGLLSGFILNLIIRMTGDRRELLLVIIGMIILSVGGAGYLNVSPLLMTAISGMVLANLNPKRDEIMEILLLGEKPIFLIFLIIVGALLEFSGLVLIVVPIYIGMRLFGKVFGGFGSSLVFKTYFKIPRNIGLGLIPQGSMAVAIALCFYQAVPDPLGGLIVFSAAASVLFNEALAPGAIWFVLEDAQKDNRITAGTK
- a CDS encoding cation:proton antiporter; this translates as MRYLFPLMAITVVFYGLVSLPFDGAMERGGVAISIGFLMLSSYFMGGIAEKAKLPRITGYLACGILFGPHLLGLVDSETVVEMRFIDGLALTFIALAAGGELKIPGLKERIKVIALNILFQVTAIFFGCVVILFFLGPIYGVIPPNNISIAVTAGLVTASVMASLSPSTMMAVISETRAAGPFTESIMGITVAMDVVVLILFTLSVTFGGLFVNPGGDLNSNIVFILVFEIVGNIGVGALLGIGLINYIKYVNRDLSVILLLFALLITSLAQFFSEYLTGIWGFNIVIEPLLIAITAGFVVENLSPKGDELLKTIDESSLPIYVIFFAVAGASLDLKIVSNVWALTLIIMGYRLFALFTGSLAAGRILKEPKIESRWMGISYTAQAGVSIGLAVKLGAIFPDWGVPVASLILSVVTLNQIVGPVFLKLALERVGETKKRGKNPLHYRKNRGKIEVTG
- the atpE gene encoding ATP synthase F0 subunit C, with the translated sequence MSKKLIVTLFFVLMVATAALAFAQDHAEEAVEVKLLAAEYVPFFVAVVFAAAAAMGLGSFGTGIGMGNAVRGAVDGVSRNPDAFGRILTTMMIGLAMIESLAIYALIVALVLIFANPFLRLFGAILG
- the atpB gene encoding F0F1 ATP synthase subunit A → MEHPILFLGYLDKFLGLEEYPHVTYTWLIMIFLSFLAYFYMKRASIVPNPVQNVIELIILALGNLVRETMGEKGMAFMPLLVAEALFIFTANLVGVIPGFNSPTANLNTNAAMAVVVFFITHFVGAKMHGFKYIKQFIGPVWWLIPLMLPIEVISHLSRPLSLSVRLFGNIQGEDLVLLILLFLMPYIMPLPIMFLMLLTSALQTFVFVLLTMLYISGAMEEAH